A segment of the Sanyastnella coralliicola genome:
GATGAGAACAACCAATCGAAGAACTCTCCTACAGAATGGATTGTGGATGCTTCAGCTCCACAGATTTACGGATTGATCTACGAATACCATCCGCAAGCGCAGATCTTCCAGAAGATCATCAATGGAAACCGTCTTGATTACAACGATACTGATCATGGTGCACGTCAAGCAGGACAGCCATTGTCTATCCGCTACGGATGGGATTACGAAGAGCGTTTCGGAGAAGGTCAGATTGCTGAGCACTTTATCTACGGACGTCGTCTCTACGAATCACAACGTGTATTGGTGAGCAACTACCTTGCTGTTCGTTACGGAGTAGATCTGGGTCCAGATCAACTATACGGTCGTTACGATATGCCGATGGAAGTGGCCGGTATTGGTCAAGAGACAGAATACGATAAGCATACAGATGCTCAGGGTAGAGGAGTAGTTCGCATGCTAGAAGCGAGCGATATGGAAGATGGAGAATACTTGATCTGGGGGCACGACTTCATGGAAATGGTATGGGAATCGACTGGTTACCCACTGACTTCTCCGCACGTTGACCGCACATGGGCTTACGAGCAAACAGGTGATGTTGGTACTGTGGAGGTTCGAATTTACGCTCCTGAATTGGATAACCTAGGTGAGGAAATCGGTATTGTAGCTAGTCCTACAACGAACTTCGAGCCTGGAGTACTTCCAGCATTCTTCCCACTGACCAACATGGGAGATTACTTGGTAGCACAGGTTGACTTTGAAGGTTCAGGTGTTTTCACTGTAGGTACTCAGCCAGCAGTTTCTGTAGAAGATCTCGCTAGCGCGGAAGTCAATGTATTCCCTAATCCAGTGAATGAGATGTTGAACGTATCGCTTTCTGGAGCTGACGTCAACGACATGCGCGTTCGAGTTTACGACAACATCGGACAGCTTGTTTTCGAGGTTCGTCCTGACAGCCAGTTCTTCGCAGTAAGCATGGCAGGATACGCACCTGGCTTCTACACGATTGAGTTTACAAAGAATGCACAACGCAAGGTGGCTCGTTTCATCAAGCAGTGATGCAGAAAATAAATAGCACTAAAAAGGGCTTCCCGTTGGAAGCCCTTTTTCGTTGTTTCGAAATAATCCTCAGAGAAAACCATCTGTAGTGATTATTGCCTTACTATTTTGAAGGTCTTTACTTCGTCGTCCGCGGCAAAGCGCACGAGGTAAATGCCTTTTGATTCGTTTGAAATATCTATTTGATCAAACCCAGTGAAGAGCCCTTGATCAATGATTCGTCCGCTTAGGTCGAGTACCTGGTAATCAACCTGCTCTGTTGAGTTTGAACGGAAGTTCACAAGACCATTTGTCGCTGTAGGATAAACGTTCCATTCCAGTGAAGTATTTTCTTCTACAGATACAGGAGTAGTAGAAAAACGGTACACCATTCCGTTTGATGGAATTGTTAGCAACGATGCAAGTTGAAATTCATCTACAGAACTTCCTTCGAAGAGGCTTGGAGCGTTCCCTGTTCCACCAACGAACATAGCGTAGCCGATTTCATTGTTTTGCGATGCGTCGTCAAGTAGGCCCGAACTAAAGAAATCATCGGTCAATAGGTCAGATTGTTTGAACGAATTAGGCCCCCAGCGAAATTCAACATCATTTGAACCTTCGTAGATCCAAAGCTGCAATGAAATCTGATTCGCCGCAGTTCCTGACTGTGCATATTCGTTATAAGTACCGCAGTTCTTCCATTCTAGTTTGAAGATGCGTGTACCAGGCTCTCCTGTTGTTTCATATGTGATTGGCGAAAGAAGTTCTCCATTCGCGTAACCAGCGTCAATTAAATCACCCGAGGTAGCCCAAATCATGTCCCAAGTCGGACTCATGTCATCTAGAACTAAAGTTCCACCTAGGAAATCATCAGACATGTAAAGGGTATTCGTAGTTGTACCCATTGACGTAAAGTCGAAACCAATAGGAATCTCTGCATTCGGGTCGTCCCACGTTTCAAATACCGCAGAATCAGCATTCTGTAGGTAATCAAAGTCGTCTTGGAAGTAAGAGAAGTAGTAATTAATCTGACCGAAAACAGTAGCAGAAGTCAAGAGAGTAAAAGCGAAGAGTAGAAGTCTTTTCATCATGAAGGTTTTATATAAGTCGTCTAAAGGTCCCTGTTTGTTACATGCTTCTATCAAAAAAGACACCGAAGTGTCGAATTCGTTGCATGAATTGTTGAAGAAATTAATACGAC
Coding sequences within it:
- a CDS encoding T9SS type A sorting domain-containing protein yields the protein MKRLLLFAFTLLTSATVFGQINYYFSYFQDDFDYLQNADSAVFETWDDPNAEIPIGFDFTSMGTTTNTLYMSDDFLGGTLVLDDMSPTWDMIWATSGDLIDAGYANGELLSPITYETTGEPGTRIFKLEWKNCGTYNEYAQSGTAANQISLQLWIYEGSNDVEFRWGPNSFKQSDLLTDDFFSSGLLDDASQNNEIGYAMFVGGTGNAPSLFEGSSVDEFQLASLLTIPSNGMVYRFSTTPVSVEENTSLEWNVYPTATNGLVNFRSNSTEQVDYQVLDLSGRIIDQGLFTGFDQIDISNESKGIYLVRFAADDEVKTFKIVRQ